Proteins from a genomic interval of Garra rufa chromosome 4, GarRuf1.0, whole genome shotgun sequence:
- the LOC141333834 gene encoding uncharacterized protein produces MACIKVESEDMKIEETLKHEDTEEQTNMVFIKEESEDIKIEEAFRVKHEDTEEQTGLTALKEEREVLNETEEKNQFKNHYNIISGEKSFCSLESEKTSKQKRAQKTGTLSIFICCQCGHSFKKRGHLKRHMRFHTGEKPYTCKQCGKSFRQRGQLDKHIKIHHREKPYRSPQSGKRFSESGNLKVHQNIDITGNLFTCQQCGKSFTQKRYLNIHMRVHTGEKPYTCKQCGKSFNQKGSLDRHMRIHTGEKPYICNQCGKGFTRKESLNIHMRVHIGEKSYTCKQCGKSFIQRGQLDTHMNIHTGEKPYTCKQCGKSFRHQGQLDKHMKVHTGEKPYTCKQCGKCFSQKGSLDRHMRIHTGEKPYICNQCGKSFIQRGQLDTHMNIHIGEKPYTCKQFGKSFRQQGQLDKHMKVHTREKPYTCKQCVKSFRQRGQLDRHMKIHKREKPYRSPQSGKSFSESGNLEFHQNIDVTGNLFTCQQCGKSFTQKRYLNIHIRVHTGEKPYTCKQCGKSFSQKGSLNKHMRVHTGEKPYICNQCGKGFTRKECLNIHMRVHTGEKPYTCNQCGKSFIQQGQLDTHMNIHPGEKPYTCNQCGKSFIQQGQLNTHMNIHTGEKPYTCKQCGKSFRQRGQLEKHMKVHTGEKPYSCKQCGKSFSQKGSLDRHMKIHNKVKRLLAGIEF; encoded by the coding sequence gcctaacagcgctgaaagaggagagagaagtactgaatgaaactgaagagaaaaatCAGTTTAAGAATCATTATAATAtcatatctggagaaaaatctttttgctCCTTAGaatctgaaaagacttctaaacaaaaaagagctcaaaagactgGAACTTTGAGTATTTTCATTTGCTGTCAGTGTGGACACAGTTTCAAAAAAAGAggacaccttaaaaggcacatgagatttcacactggagagaagccttacacatgcaaacagtgtggaaagagtttcaggcaACGAGGACAACTTGACAAGCACATAAAGATCCACCATAGAGAAAAGCcttacagatcccctcagtctggaaagagattcagtgaaagtggaaaccttaaagttCACCAAAATATTGACATTACAGGgaacctttttacctgccaacagtgtggaaagagtttcactcagaaaagataccttaacattcacatgagagttcatactggagagaaaccttacacatgcaaacagtgtggaaagagtttcaatcaaaaaggaagccttgacaggcacatgagaattcacactggagaaaagccttacatatgcaaccagtgtggaaagggtttcactcgtaaagaatcccttaacattcacatgagagttcacattggagagaagtcttacacatgcaaacagtgtggaaagagtttcattcaacgAGGACAACTTGACACACACATGaatatccacactggagagaaaccttacacatgcaaacagtgtggaaagagtttcaggcaTCAAGGACAACTTGACAAGCACATGAaggtccacactggagagaagccatacacatgcaaacagtgtggaaagtgtttcagtcaaaaaggaagccttgacaggcatatgagaattcacactggagaaaagccttacatatgcaaccagtgtggaaagagtttcattcaacgAGGACAACTTGACACACACATGAATATCCAcattggagagaagccttacacatgcaaacagtttggaaagagtttcaggcaACAAGGACAACTTGACAAGCACATGAAGGTCCACACCAGAGAGAAGccatacacatgcaaacagtgtgtaAAGAGTTTCAGGCAACGAGGACAACTTGATAGGCACATGAAGATCCACAAAAGAGAAAAGCcttacagatcccctcagtctggaaagagtttcagtgaaagtggaaacctTGAATTTCACCAGAATATTGACGTTACAGGgaacctttttacctgccaacagtgtggaaagagtttcactcagaaaagataccttaacattcacataagagttcatactggagagaagccttacacatgcaaacagtgtggaaagagtttcagtcaaaaaggaagccttaacaagcacatgagagttcacactggagaaaagccttacatatgcaaccagtgtggaaagggtttcactcgtaaagaatgccttaacattcacatgagagttcacactggagagaagccttacacatgcaaccagtgtggaaagagtttcattcaacaAGGACAACTTGACACACACATGAATATCCAccctggagagaagccttacacatgcaaccagtgtggaaagagtttcattcaacaAGGACAACTTAACACACACATGaatatccacactggagaaaagccttacacatgcaaacagtgtggaaagagtttcaggcaACGAGGACAACTTGAAAAGCACATGAAGGTCCACACTGGCGAGAAGCcatactcatgcaaacagtgtggaaagagtttcagtcaaaaaggaagccttgacaggcacatgaagattcacaataAAGTGAAGAGACTCCTAGCAGGGATAGAGTTTTAA